A single Halanaerobiales bacterium DNA region contains:
- a CDS encoding sigma-70 family RNA polymerase sigma factor, translated as MYKQQEVDEVIKQAQSGDRGAIEYLIGQNMDIVYAKAKYFFIKGLDKDDVIQEGRVGLYKAVRDYKIDRRASFRGFSQLCVHRQLVSAIKKANRQKHIPLNTSTSLDKTIDYDDSSGRSFNEILPDKDKNLEEDFIYREVLKVIFNDIEKELTTLELEVFFQYLDSKSYKEISDFLGVNVKTVDNALQRARKKIDEIKCNYNLKDLVG; from the coding sequence ATGTATAAGCAGCAAGAAGTTGACGAGGTTATCAAACAGGCTCAAAGCGGTGATAGGGGGGCAATAGAGTATTTAATAGGTCAGAATATGGATATTGTCTATGCTAAGGCAAAGTACTTTTTTATTAAGGGGCTAGATAAAGATGATGTAATTCAGGAAGGAAGAGTCGGTCTTTATAAGGCAGTTAGAGATTATAAGATTGATAGAAGAGCTTCTTTTCGGGGATTTTCTCAATTATGTGTACACCGCCAACTCGTTTCTGCAATTAAAAAAGCTAATAGACAAAAACATATACCTCTAAATACTTCTACTTCATTGGATAAAACCATTGATTATGATGACAGCTCAGGTAGAAGTTTTAATGAGATATTGCCTGATAAAGATAAGAATTTAGAGGAAGATTTTATCTATCGAGAAGTTCTCAAAGTAATATTTAATGATATTGAAAAAGAGCTTACAACTCTTGAACTTGAAGTTTTTTTTCAATATCTGGATAGCAAATCTTATAAAGAAATTTCTGATTTTCTGGGAGTAAATGTTAAAACAGTAGATAATGCCCTACAGAGAGCAAGAAAAAAGATCGATGAAATTAAGTGTAATTATAATCTTAAGGATCTGGTTGGTTAA